The stretch of DNA CCGCGATCGAATTCGTTGTCGACGAAATGCACGGTGGCGCCGGACACCTTGACGCCATGCGCCAGTACGGCCTCGTGAACCCGCATGCCGTGCATCCCGGCACCGCCAAACGCCGGCAAGAGCGACGGATGGATGTTGAGCAGGCGCCCATGATAGGCCGCCACGACACCCGGAGGGACTAGCTTGAGATAGCCGGCCAATACCAGCAGGTCCACGTCGGCGGCGCGGAACTGCGCCAACTGCGACTCCGCATCATCGGGATTGGCAATCACGCCATGTGGAATGCCGGCGGCAGCAGCGCGCGCCAATGCGCCGGCATCCGCACGATTCGAGCCCACCCAGACGATGGTGCCCGCGTCGGACCCCGGTCCGGCGAAGTAGTCGATGAGTGCTTGCAGGTTGCTCCCGCTGCCCGACGCCAGCACCCCGATGCGCGCGCGCGCGGACGCTGATGACGAGGTCGTCATGCGCGCCCTCGCGCGATCCAGGCTATCGCTTTCGACATCGCATCGCCAATGTCGTCGGCCACCTGCACCCCAGGTCGGGCATTCTCGCGTGCGCGCAGGAGATCCTCCATGGGTGTTTCCACCCCAGGAACGAGAATGCCCAGCCCACCGGTGGTGACGGCTGGTTGCACATCGCGCCACCGATCGCCCACGTAGACTGACGCGGGCAACGACAGTCCCAGGGCCGCGGCCGCGTCGCGATGCATGCCGATTCCCGGCTTGCGGCACTCGCACGGGCCATCACGCTCCGGCCAATGCGGGCAATGATAACTGGCGTCGATCTGTGCGTCCTCGGCCGCGAGCAGCGCGTCCAACCGTGCGCGCACCGAGGCGTACTGTGCCTCGGTGATGTGCCCACGTCCAATTCCCGACTGATTCGTCACCACCACCACGGGAATGCGCGCGACATTCGCGCGTCGCACGGCCAACGCCGCGCCCGGCAGCAGTACCACCTGCTCCGGTTCGGACGGGTAATGCGCGTCGGCGATGAGCGTACCATCGCGATCGAGAAAGAGCGCCGGGCGTGCCACGTGATCAATCGGGTGGTTTGCGCGTCGGTGCGTCACTGCTGTCCTTCTTCACTTCTTTCGCGGTGACAAATCCCCGCGCCGGTGACTTCACGGTGCCGGAGAGACTGCGCACACTGTTGACCTGCAACCGGTAGGCCGTGCCCGGCTTGAGCGCCTCCTCCAACGTCAGGTACAACTCAGCAGACACGGCTGCCCGCTTCATCTTTGGCGGCGGCGTGGTGTCACGGGGCGGGAGCGGCCGTCCACCGCGCAGCGCCACCTGTCGTCGCGCCTCGCGTGCCGCGCGATCGAGGGCCGCGACGCTGTCGGCCCGGCGTTGCCGGGCCAGCGTGTCAGCGCGTGCGCGGCCCGCCGCCGTCGTGTCCTGCGGCGTCTTGGCGGCAATGGAGTCTGCCGCCCGCTTGCGCATCACCGAATCAAACGCCGCGCGCTCCGCCGTGGTTTGCACCAGGGCCACGCCAATCGCGGTGGAGTCCGCGCGCTTGAGAATGAACTGCGGTCGCGTCAGTTGTTGGTCCGGCGACATCGGCTTGTCAAACGACACCTTGATGACGCGCAGGCTGTCTTGCGGTGTGACCACGATATCGGCAATGCGCAGGCCCACGGTATCGTGCGGGAATGCGTACAGTTCCACGTCAACCCGCTGCGTAAGCGTCACGCGGACCGTGTCAAACGCTTCGGTGGGATCGAGCAGTCGATTGTTGTTGCGGTCCACCACGGCCCGCACGGCGTAGAACCCGGCCGGCACATGCTTCAGGTCGAACCGGCCCAGTGAATCCGAGAGCACCTGATAGGTGGTGCTGTCGGGCGCGATGGCCTCGATCAGCGCCTTGTTGGCGCCGCGGCCCGCCACCCAATCAAAGGCCAGACCGGTGATATTCGTGGCCGGTATGGGCCCGCCCGTGCTGAAGACCACGGT from Gemmatimonadaceae bacterium encodes:
- a CDS encoding phosphoribosylglycinamide formyltransferase, coding for MTTSSSASARARIGVLASGSGSNLQALIDYFAGPGSDAGTIVWVGSNRADAGALARAAAAGIPHGVIANPDDAESQLAQFRAADVDLLVLAGYLKLVPPGVVAAYHGRLLNIHPSLLPAFGGAGMHGMRVHEAVLAHGVKVSGATVHFVDNEFDRGAIAAQWPVRVHVNDTPATLAARVLRAEHKLLPRTVAAVARGVIRLGREGGT
- a CDS encoding HAD family hydrolase — encoded protein: MARPALFLDRDGTLIADAHYPSEPEQVVLLPGAALAVRRANVARIPVVVVTNQSGIGRGHITEAQYASVRARLDALLAAEDAQIDASYHCPHWPERDGPCECRKPGIGMHRDAAAALGLSLPASVYVGDRWRDVQPAVTTGGLGILVPGVETPMEDLLRARENARPGVQVADDIGDAMSKAIAWIARGRA
- a CDS encoding Ig-like domain-containing protein produces the protein MTPTHGRLLRILSVVVAACTAGMAAACANAGQPPGGPPDVTAPVILGIAPKTMTVGAKLKDLEIRFNEVISETPKNATSLDGLVFISPRVKDASVDWHRDRLTVHPKGGWKPNTVYSVQISSGISDLRNNSIDTAFTVVFSTGGPIPATNITGLAFDWVAGRGANKALIEAIAPDSTTYQVLSDSLGRFDLKHVPAGFYAVRAVVDRNNNRLLDPTEAFDTVRVTLTQRVDVELYAFPHDTVGLRIADIVVTPQDSLRVIKVSFDKPMSPDQQLTRPQFILKRADSTAIGVALVQTTAERAAFDSVMRKRAADSIAAKTPQDTTAAGRARADTLARQRRADSVAALDRAAREARRQVALRGGRPLPPRDTTPPPKMKRAAVSAELYLTLEEALKPGTAYRLQVNSVRSLSGTVKSPARGFVTAKEVKKDSSDAPTRKPPD